Proteins encoded within one genomic window of Cytophagales bacterium:
- a CDS encoding beta galactosidase jelly roll domain-containing protein — MKTVQKILTVYGIFLSFSLYGGGYNEERIVNLRGVWKFSIGDNMDWADPNYDDSNWERIYVPSTWEDEGFNGYDGFAWYRVNFEIDGDIDLGTLNIELGYIDDVDEVYINGHLVGFSGGFPPDFYTAYNAFRKYPIPAHVINENGINTIAVRVFDTVLEGGIIRGNVGIYHEKYSRVNSMQLNGVWKIREGDREEWKETDVDDERWTDIMVPSYWKSLKYKFEPRRGFAWYRKEFTLSDDLKDVEELVLVLGRIDDFDKTYLNGHLIGWTNDGERFGRSNSYREYRIYGLLEKYLNRNGKNVIAIQVEDMGGNAGIYEGPIGICPADEYRRFIN, encoded by the coding sequence ATGAAAACGGTTCAGAAAATATTAACGGTCTATGGCATATTCTTGAGCTTCAGCTTATACGGTGGAGGCTACAATGAAGAGCGTATCGTGAACCTGAGAGGAGTTTGGAAGTTTTCCATCGGTGACAACATGGACTGGGCTGATCCCAATTACGATGATTCCAACTGGGAGCGCATCTACGTCCCTTCTACCTGGGAAGACGAAGGATTTAATGGCTATGACGGATTCGCATGGTATCGGGTCAATTTCGAAATAGACGGAGATATAGACCTGGGCACATTGAACATCGAACTAGGCTACATCGATGATGTGGATGAGGTTTACATCAACGGACATTTAGTCGGATTTAGTGGTGGTTTCCCCCCTGATTTCTACACCGCTTATAATGCCTTTAGAAAGTACCCTATCCCCGCACATGTCATCAATGAAAATGGTATTAACACCATCGCCGTGCGAGTCTTTGATACCGTGCTCGAAGGTGGGATCATCCGTGGCAATGTTGGCATCTACCATGAAAAGTATTCAAGAGTCAACAGCATGCAGCTGAATGGCGTTTGGAAAATCAGAGAAGGTGATCGCGAGGAATGGAAAGAAACAGATGTTGATGATGAACGATGGACGGACATCATGGTCCCTAGCTACTGGAAAAGCCTGAAATATAAGTTTGAACCACGCAGGGGATTTGCCTGGTATCGCAAAGAATTCACTTTAAGCGATGATCTAAAGGATGTAGAGGAACTGGTTCTCGTCCTCGGACGCATAGATGATTTTGACAAAACTTACCTCAATGGACACCTCATTGGATGGACCAATGATGGCGAAAGATTTGGGAGGTCTAATTCCTACCGGGAATATCGCATCTATGGGTTGCTTGAAAAGTACTTGAATCGAAACGGCAAAAACGTAATTGCCATACAAGTAGAAGACATGGGCGGGAATGCCGGCATCTATGAAGGCCCCATCGGCATTTGTCCTGCCGATGAGTACCGAAGGTTCATTAATTGA
- a CDS encoding DUF2911 domain-containing protein, with protein sequence MRKSLLSALLLTGIMFIAEAQINTPIPSPAGSVSSTVGLTDIKIDYFRPGVKGRKIFGSGDQFLEQYGVVWRTGANSGSIVSFSTDLKIGGQDVKAGDYQIVSRPGKDEWEVMFITEMIGGNMTNYNEDMVAAKVTVKPIETAWTVERLTFQIANISEDNISADIQFAWANVMWNVPVTVDFDEAVMKEIAEKTQVNPGNYMQAANYYVSAGKDLNKALEWVNAYLAVGNNSAQFWNVHTKARILSMLGKDKEAIAAAEDSMAKAKARGEGNDFGYVKRNEDLIKEIKGK encoded by the coding sequence ATGAGAAAATCACTACTATCAGCGCTTTTATTAACGGGCATCATGTTTATCGCCGAAGCGCAGATCAACACCCCTATTCCTAGTCCTGCTGGTTCTGTAAGCAGCACCGTTGGATTGACGGATATCAAAATCGATTATTTCAGACCTGGTGTGAAAGGAAGAAAGATCTTTGGATCAGGAGATCAGTTCCTGGAGCAATATGGTGTGGTATGGCGTACTGGAGCCAACAGCGGATCTATTGTATCATTCAGCACAGATTTAAAAATCGGTGGTCAGGATGTAAAGGCCGGAGATTATCAAATTGTATCTCGTCCTGGAAAAGACGAGTGGGAAGTAATGTTCATCACTGAGATGATCGGTGGCAACATGACTAACTACAATGAAGACATGGTAGCGGCTAAAGTAACCGTAAAACCTATTGAAACGGCATGGACGGTAGAGCGACTGACTTTCCAGATTGCGAACATCAGTGAGGACAATATCTCAGCGGACATTCAGTTTGCCTGGGCGAATGTGATGTGGAATGTGCCTGTGACGGTGGATTTCGATGAGGCAGTAATGAAAGAGATTGCTGAGAAAACTCAGGTGAATCCAGGGAACTACATGCAAGCCGCTAACTACTACGTCTCTGCAGGTAAAGATCTTAATAAGGCGTTGGAGTGGGTAAATGCTTACCTGGCAGTTGGAAACAACAGTGCGCAATTCTGGAATGTACACACAAAGGCCCGCATCTTATCTATGCTTGGCAAAGACAAAGAAGCGATCGCTGCCGCTGAAGATTCTATGGCTAAGGCGAAAGCTCGTGGTGAAGGAAACGATTTTGGCTACGTGAAAAGAAACGAAGACCTGATCAAAGAGATCAAAGGAAAATAA
- a CDS encoding putative metal-dependent hydrolase, giving the protein MGKDLKQLQYPIGSFESPANYEEAPISNWIETIARFPSDLTSLVENLDEQQLDTPYRPGGWTIRQLVHHVGDSHMNSYVRFKWTLTEDQPVIKAYYEDRWAELPDSKGDILPGLALVKALHEKWVILLQHLGEEELHRSFIHPETKKEIPLWLNIGLYDWHCRHHLAHISGLLQRKGW; this is encoded by the coding sequence ATGGGAAAAGATCTTAAGCAGCTTCAATATCCGATCGGTTCATTTGAGTCGCCCGCCAACTATGAAGAGGCACCGATTTCAAACTGGATCGAGACCATTGCCAGATTTCCATCGGATCTCACTTCACTGGTTGAGAATCTGGATGAACAACAATTGGATACTCCTTACCGACCGGGAGGATGGACCATTCGACAGTTGGTGCATCATGTAGGTGATAGTCACATGAATAGCTACGTTCGTTTCAAATGGACCTTAACCGAAGATCAGCCGGTGATCAAGGCCTATTACGAGGACCGATGGGCGGAGTTGCCTGATTCGAAAGGAGATATTCTTCCGGGATTGGCATTGGTTAAAGCGCTGCATGAAAAGTGGGTGATCTTGCTTCAACACCTCGGAGAGGAAGAGCTACATCGTTCTTTTATTCATCCTGAGACCAAAAAAGAGATACCCCTATGGCTTAATATTGGTTTGTATGACTGGCATTGCCGACATCACCTTGCCCACATTTCTGGTTTGTTGCAACGTAAGGGATGGTAA
- a CDS encoding DUF4290 domain-containing protein → MEYNTGRESLTLKEYGRNIHKLVEFVKTVEDKEKRNKYAATLVELMKQINPNVKDSNDYHQKVWDDLFIISEFNLDAEGPFPVPNSEILDRKPNRVPYKSNEIRFRHYGRNVEIMIGQAIEMENEEEKQGAIVAVGRLMKSFCLTWNKDSIEDRVILEHIKKLSGGKLDIDLAFVEEHKLFDSKKEKSGGHGNGRQDHSNNHHHQKRNNKMGGGKRKRKRN, encoded by the coding sequence ATGGAATACAACACGGGGAGGGAATCACTTACCCTCAAAGAATACGGTCGCAACATCCATAAGCTAGTTGAATTCGTCAAGACCGTAGAAGACAAGGAAAAAAGAAATAAATACGCGGCCACCCTGGTCGAACTGATGAAGCAGATCAATCCGAATGTTAAAGATTCGAACGACTATCATCAGAAAGTTTGGGATGATCTTTTTATCATCTCTGAATTTAATCTGGATGCGGAGGGACCTTTTCCTGTCCCCAATTCAGAGATTCTGGATCGCAAGCCTAATCGGGTGCCTTACAAATCGAATGAGATCCGTTTCAGACATTATGGAAGAAATGTTGAGATCATGATCGGTCAGGCGATCGAAATGGAAAATGAAGAAGAGAAGCAGGGTGCCATTGTTGCGGTAGGACGGTTGATGAAATCATTTTGCCTTACCTGGAACAAAGATTCTATAGAAGATCGTGTGATCCTCGAGCACATCAAAAAATTATCAGGTGGTAAGCTTGACATAGATTTGGCTTTCGTTGAAGAGCATAAATTGTTTGATTCCAAGAAAGAGAAATCCGGAGGTCACGGTAACGGTCGCCAAGATCATAGTAACAATCATCATCACCAGAAGCGTAATAATAAAATGGGTGGTGGCAAACGCAAAAGAAAGCGTAACTAA
- a CDS encoding YigZ family protein: protein MTSYWTITQNSDGFFKDRGSKFHSFAFPVDSEEDVKMALEALRKEYYDARHHCYAYVLGMEQQQTRANDDGEPGHSAGDPILGQIRSFGLTNVLVVVIRYFGGTKLGVGGLIQAYKTAAEDALQKVTKHEIYPVVRFELNYAYDETTAAERLLGLFELKFIERVYEASCRVVAEIRAEQYEQLIAANEPPHQLSIRVV from the coding sequence GTGACTAGCTACTGGACCATAACCCAAAATTCGGATGGATTCTTCAAGGATCGGGGTAGTAAGTTCCACAGCTTTGCTTTTCCTGTGGATTCGGAGGAAGATGTGAAGATGGCACTGGAAGCGCTTCGTAAGGAGTATTATGATGCCAGACATCATTGTTATGCATATGTCCTGGGCATGGAGCAACAGCAAACGCGTGCCAATGACGATGGAGAGCCAGGCCATTCTGCAGGCGATCCTATCCTCGGTCAGATTCGTTCTTTTGGCCTGACCAATGTGTTGGTTGTGGTGATCCGGTATTTCGGAGGAACCAAACTTGGTGTGGGAGGATTGATCCAGGCTTACAAAACAGCCGCGGAGGATGCCCTGCAGAAAGTGACCAAACATGAGATTTATCCGGTTGTTCGATTTGAACTGAACTACGCTTACGATGAAACCACTGCAGCCGAGCGCCTGCTGGGGCTTTTTGAATTGAAATTCATTGAACGGGTCTATGAGGCCTCTTGTCGTGTGGTAGCGGAGATCAGAGCTGAACAATACGAACAACTAATCGCCGCGAATGAGCCACCGCATCAGTTGTCGATTCGGGTGGTGTAG
- a CDS encoding glycosyltransferase, which produces MRVFIIPSWFPSPSHPNAGIFFREQAEMYAEQFSEDKVGLVSWGQNDQRLLLEKSQLFRIPEKLLGARKIKSSEWEYESNFIEWFLPRFTWTRRFFQGNIHRIIHACDQAFSIFVARYGKPDLIHAHVGYPAGFIAWKLSEQHKIPFMITEHMGPFPFADFKKGTKLDDKLLGPLMHSHRNLAVSAHLQRELNRYGIASSVFNNFIDDDHFQVGERQQSVDRIQLLHIGRLAPEKRQVDLLHAMFLLPNEIDFELVIAGEGPLKSDLIQLTKTLGLQGKVIFKGNLNREGIRQQLHRADLFVLSSSYENFPVALLEALACGKPVVATRCGGPEEMVSDVNGLLANPFDPKDLSQKIMQAIADLKAYDAQMIRGDFMDRYSRDQSLKKLREIYAEVITAYHSK; this is translated from the coding sequence ATGCGCGTCTTCATCATTCCTTCCTGGTTTCCTTCACCGAGCCACCCTAATGCTGGGATCTTTTTCAGGGAACAGGCTGAAATGTACGCGGAACAATTTTCGGAGGATAAGGTAGGTTTAGTAAGCTGGGGTCAGAATGATCAGCGCCTTTTACTAGAGAAAAGCCAACTATTCAGAATACCGGAGAAGTTATTGGGAGCCAGAAAAATCAAGTCATCCGAATGGGAATATGAGAGCAATTTTATTGAATGGTTTCTGCCTCGATTCACCTGGACCAGGAGGTTTTTTCAGGGCAATATCCATCGAATCATTCATGCATGTGATCAGGCGTTCTCCATTTTCGTTGCCAGATATGGAAAGCCTGACCTGATCCACGCGCATGTCGGTTATCCTGCAGGGTTCATTGCCTGGAAGCTGTCAGAACAACACAAGATCCCTTTTATGATTACAGAGCACATGGGACCCTTTCCATTTGCTGATTTTAAGAAGGGGACGAAACTGGATGATAAGCTTTTGGGGCCGCTGATGCACTCGCACCGAAACCTGGCCGTCTCAGCACATTTGCAACGAGAATTGAATCGGTACGGAATTGCCTCCTCCGTTTTCAATAATTTCATTGATGATGATCATTTCCAGGTAGGCGAGAGACAGCAGTCAGTTGATAGAATCCAATTACTGCATATTGGTCGACTGGCCCCTGAAAAGAGACAGGTTGATTTGCTTCATGCCATGTTTTTGTTGCCGAATGAGATTGATTTTGAATTGGTGATAGCTGGGGAAGGGCCTCTCAAGTCAGATTTGATACAATTGACCAAAACACTTGGACTTCAAGGGAAGGTCATTTTTAAAGGAAACTTGAACCGTGAAGGCATCAGGCAACAGCTTCATAGAGCGGACCTTTTTGTGTTAAGCAGTAGCTATGAAAACTTTCCGGTGGCGCTTTTAGAAGCGCTGGCCTGTGGAAAACCGGTAGTGGCTACCCGTTGTGGTGGACCCGAGGAAATGGTTTCTGATGTGAATGGATTGTTGGCCAATCCATTTGATCCTAAAGACCTATCTCAAAAGATCATGCAGGCTATTGCTGACTTGAAAGCGTATGATGCTCAGATGATCAGAGGGGATTTCATGGATCGATACAGTCGAGATCAATCATTGAAGAAGCTTCGGGAAATTTATGCGGAGGTAATAACTGCTTACCACTCCAAATAA
- a CDS encoding TIGR00266 family protein encodes MRSHEIDYEIHGDDMQMVEVELDPQETVIAEAGAMNWMEQGIAFEAKMGDGSEPNKGFFGKVLDVGKRALTGESIFMTHFTNEGHSRAKAAFAAPYPGKIIPVDLPKIGGEIMCQKDAFLCAALGTKVDIAFSRKLGAGFFGGEGFILQRLSGDGKAFIHAGGTVVKKELNNEELRIDTGCIVAFSSGIDYDIQRAGNLKSMFFGGEGLFLATLRGTGTVYLQSLPFSRLADRILQHAPSTGGSDKGEGSILGGIGRMIDGD; translated from the coding sequence ATGAGATCACACGAAATAGATTACGAAATACACGGGGATGACATGCAAATGGTGGAGGTGGAATTGGATCCACAAGAGACGGTCATTGCAGAAGCCGGAGCTATGAACTGGATGGAACAGGGCATTGCCTTTGAAGCTAAAATGGGTGATGGTTCAGAGCCTAACAAAGGGTTTTTTGGAAAGGTGCTGGATGTTGGCAAAAGAGCCCTAACCGGTGAATCTATTTTTATGACCCATTTCACCAATGAAGGTCATTCCAGAGCCAAAGCTGCTTTCGCTGCACCGTATCCTGGAAAGATCATTCCGGTGGACCTGCCTAAGATTGGCGGAGAAATCATGTGCCAAAAAGATGCTTTTCTTTGTGCAGCCCTGGGGACCAAAGTGGATATCGCATTTTCCAGGAAACTAGGTGCAGGATTCTTCGGTGGAGAAGGTTTTATCCTTCAGCGATTAAGTGGTGATGGCAAGGCGTTTATCCATGCCGGTGGCACGGTTGTGAAGAAGGAATTGAACAATGAGGAACTTCGGATCGACACAGGATGTATTGTCGCCTTTTCTTCGGGTATCGATTATGATATTCAGCGTGCAGGGAATTTAAAATCGATGTTTTTTGGTGGAGAGGGTTTGTTCCTGGCGACTTTGCGAGGGACTGGAACAGTTTATTTACAAAGTTTACCATTCTCCAGACTGGCAGATCGAATTTTGCAGCATGCACCATCGACTGGAGGATCTGATAAAGGTGAAGGATCAATTCTCGGAGGTATCGGCCGAATGATCGACGGAGATTAA
- the murA gene encoding UDP-N-acetylglucosamine 1-carboxyvinyltransferase, with protein MASFRVEGGNRLKGSIVPQGAKNEALQIVSAVLLTAEEVDIHKVPNIRDVIKLIELLSDLGVEVTKIGPESYRFKAANVNLDYLDTDAYRDQAASLRGSMMLLGPMLSRFGIGKMPKPGGDKIGRRRVDTHFIGFQKLGAEFNYDNKSSFYTVDGKHLKGAYMHLDEASVTGTANIVMAATLAEGLTTIYNAACEPYLQQLCNMLVRMGAQIEGIGSNLLKITGVKELNGTSHTMLPDMIEIGSFIGMAAMTQSELTIKDARVDQLGLIPDTFRRLGIQIEVKGDDLYIPAQDHYEIDTFIDGSILTIADAIWPGFTPDLLSVILVTATQAKGTCLVHQKMFESRLFFVDKLIDMGAQIILCDPHRATIIGLDRVVPLRGIQMTSPDIRAGVSLLIAAMSAEGSSVIHNVEQIDRGYQHIDTRLNALGAKIERF; from the coding sequence ATGGCGTCTTTTCGAGTCGAGGGAGGAAATAGATTGAAAGGATCTATTGTCCCTCAGGGTGCAAAAAACGAAGCCCTACAAATTGTTTCGGCGGTGCTGCTTACGGCCGAAGAAGTAGATATCCATAAAGTGCCCAATATTCGGGACGTGATCAAACTCATTGAGCTCCTGAGTGACCTGGGGGTGGAGGTCACCAAAATAGGACCCGAATCCTATCGCTTCAAAGCAGCCAATGTCAATCTGGATTATCTGGATACAGACGCTTATAGAGATCAGGCAGCTTCCCTGCGGGGATCCATGATGCTCTTGGGGCCAATGCTTTCGAGATTTGGTATTGGAAAAATGCCAAAGCCGGGTGGAGATAAAATAGGACGGAGAAGAGTAGATACGCACTTCATTGGTTTCCAAAAACTAGGTGCGGAGTTCAACTACGACAATAAATCATCTTTCTACACAGTCGATGGAAAACATCTGAAAGGTGCTTATATGCACCTGGATGAAGCTTCTGTGACAGGTACGGCCAACATTGTAATGGCTGCTACGCTGGCTGAAGGGTTGACGACCATCTACAATGCTGCCTGCGAACCCTACTTACAGCAATTGTGCAACATGTTGGTGCGCATGGGCGCACAAATTGAAGGAATTGGTTCGAATTTATTGAAGATCACCGGTGTGAAGGAGTTGAATGGTACTTCACACACCATGTTACCCGATATGATTGAGATTGGTAGCTTCATTGGTATGGCTGCAATGACCCAGTCGGAGTTAACCATCAAAGACGCTCGTGTAGATCAACTCGGTTTGATTCCTGATACCTTCCGAAGACTGGGTATTCAGATCGAGGTGAAGGGTGATGATTTGTATATCCCTGCGCAGGATCATTATGAGATCGATACATTCATCGACGGATCGATCCTTACCATTGCAGACGCCATATGGCCAGGTTTTACACCCGATTTGCTCAGTGTTATCCTCGTGACGGCTACGCAGGCAAAAGGAACGTGTCTGGTACATCAGAAAATGTTTGAGAGTCGGCTGTTCTTCGTAGATAAGTTGATTGATATGGGCGCACAGATCATTCTTTGTGATCCACACCGTGCGACGATCATTGGACTTGATCGCGTAGTTCCATTAAGAGGTATTCAAATGACTTCTCCTGATATCCGAGCAGGTGTTTCTTTGTTGATCGCAGCTATGTCGGCAGAAGGCTCCAGTGTGATCCATAATGTTGAGCAAATAGATCGTGGCTATCAGCACATCGATACACGACTCAATGCGCTTGGGGCGAAAATCGAGCGATTTTAA
- a CDS encoding GNAT family N-acetyltransferase, whose product MEFKIITSDIITPDDFDLLKAVALLFYQPEYLNAQNYENPVAFTVFEQSKLSAAITLNCNDGIATSLNRSPFGSIWMNNKLSKETLHQFLDFIKTELAKMGIQKIQIICPSPIYAHAPTAEFWIKEGFRAFTHETNQHLIVKGAFDAGLHQMERRKLKKLRSGKIYFARELISNDLLSECHDFIDECRQEQGLKINISIDKLKELCFSMDGRYEVFTARAAETLVAAVIACRVDQNHLYYYLPATDNRYRRDSPMVGLLELIYETCRDENIQYLDLGISSIDGQLQQGLYDFKQRLGAVQTTKSTFYLEW is encoded by the coding sequence TTGGAATTCAAAATCATCACTTCCGACATCATCACGCCTGATGACTTTGATCTGCTCAAAGCAGTAGCGTTACTTTTTTACCAACCTGAATACCTGAATGCCCAAAATTATGAGAATCCTGTAGCATTTACGGTCTTCGAGCAATCGAAGTTGAGTGCAGCCATCACCTTGAACTGTAATGACGGAATTGCGACAAGTTTGAACAGAAGTCCTTTCGGGTCAATTTGGATGAATAACAAGCTTTCAAAGGAGACCTTACATCAATTCCTGGATTTCATCAAAACGGAGTTAGCAAAAATGGGAATCCAAAAAATACAGATCATATGCCCTTCTCCGATCTATGCGCATGCTCCAACAGCTGAATTTTGGATAAAAGAAGGCTTCAGGGCATTTACCCATGAAACGAACCAACACCTCATTGTAAAAGGTGCCTTTGACGCAGGATTGCATCAAATGGAACGTAGAAAACTTAAAAAACTTCGCTCAGGAAAAATCTATTTTGCACGAGAACTGATTTCGAACGACCTCCTGTCAGAGTGCCATGATTTTATCGATGAGTGCAGGCAAGAACAAGGTTTGAAAATAAACATCAGCATCGATAAGCTTAAGGAATTATGCTTCAGCATGGATGGGCGATATGAAGTGTTTACTGCCCGTGCCGCAGAGACCTTGGTAGCGGCGGTAATCGCCTGTCGGGTAGATCAAAATCACTTGTATTACTACCTCCCGGCTACAGATAATCGCTATCGAAGAGACAGCCCGATGGTTGGACTCTTGGAATTGATCTACGAAACTTGTCGTGATGAAAACATCCAGTATCTTGACCTGGGGATTTCCTCCATCGATGGACAATTACAACAAGGACTCTATGATTTCAAGCAGCGATTAGGGGCAGTTCAAACCACAAAATCCACCTTTTATTTGGAGTGGTAA
- a CDS encoding sulfotransferase, which produces MNRLKLARLLLSFVKRLPRRYPVHSRTEQLPFFILNAGRSGSTLLNRILNEHPKLGLPTEQYFLGPAIFKYHFYNYMIWRDLMQVIVGELWDQRKHTWELDLQAVIREIIDLPKRNRSLVQMVDQLFRHVVDKPRWGDSTPLNVFYYKELYHLYPKAKYIFLIRDGRDVVASYKNGGEAAFGELAQVEESTARWLIHAKAMNWYKQRTQILEVSYEAFMKDPDQQLTLICQFLEIEEMPRDWRNYTEHVPSAEFFEPSHHDAVRSTPFMDSIGKWKSVLSESEAEYCQGIMSAQLKKYGYL; this is translated from the coding sequence GTGAACAGGCTGAAACTTGCCCGACTACTTTTATCTTTCGTAAAGAGGCTTCCTCGACGTTATCCTGTTCATTCAAGAACGGAACAATTACCTTTTTTCATTTTAAATGCCGGTAGGAGCGGGAGTACCTTGCTCAATCGAATTTTGAATGAACATCCAAAGTTGGGCTTGCCAACGGAGCAATATTTCTTAGGACCAGCCATTTTTAAATATCATTTCTACAATTACATGATCTGGCGCGACCTGATGCAGGTGATTGTAGGAGAATTGTGGGACCAACGCAAGCATACCTGGGAGCTAGATCTACAAGCAGTCATTCGAGAGATCATCGATTTACCTAAGCGTAATAGATCATTGGTACAGATGGTTGATCAACTTTTCCGGCATGTGGTGGACAAACCCCGGTGGGGCGATAGTACTCCCTTGAATGTGTTCTATTACAAAGAACTTTACCATCTGTATCCGAAGGCAAAATATATTTTCCTGATACGGGATGGCCGTGATGTGGTAGCTTCTTATAAAAATGGGGGAGAAGCCGCCTTTGGTGAACTGGCTCAAGTGGAAGAGAGTACAGCAAGATGGTTAATACACGCCAAGGCAATGAATTGGTACAAGCAACGAACTCAGATATTAGAAGTAAGCTATGAGGCTTTCATGAAAGATCCTGATCAACAACTGACCTTGATTTGTCAATTTCTCGAGATCGAGGAGATGCCCAGGGATTGGAGAAACTATACCGAACATGTGCCGAGTGCAGAATTTTTTGAACCTTCACATCATGATGCGGTGAGATCTACTCCTTTTATGGATTCAATTGGGAAATGGAAATCCGTTTTATCCGAATCGGAGGCTGAGTACTGTCAGGGCATCATGTCGGCCCAGTTAAAAAAGTACGGTTACCTTTAA